The following proteins are co-located in the Desulfomonilaceae bacterium genome:
- a CDS encoding DUF3786 domain-containing protein, producing MGCASPNPFHWEDLAGRSVEKVLKQPGVGLSQDGHSYEVKFLNALYLVDPLGRRIVEINPNPINPLSEEFQILLIRYLVADYSGPIAGKEISEKDLQGGVTFFQGPHALHVSPIVKMYGSGPDAFEKRGRELGAVPSAHGDKGMTFFPFPEIPVTYVLWKEDDEFPASATILFDKSIEKWLSLDMIFLVVLVVTERIVGG from the coding sequence ATGGGTTGCGCTTCTCCCAATCCTTTTCATTGGGAAGACCTTGCCGGCCGTTCGGTCGAAAAAGTCCTGAAACAACCGGGAGTAGGACTTTCCCAGGATGGTCATTCATATGAAGTGAAGTTCCTCAACGCGTTATATCTTGTGGATCCTTTGGGGCGTCGGATAGTTGAGATTAATCCTAACCCCATCAATCCGCTCAGTGAAGAGTTTCAGATTCTGCTGATAAGATATCTTGTGGCGGATTATAGCGGTCCCATAGCGGGAAAAGAAATAAGCGAGAAGGATTTGCAGGGTGGAGTTACTTTCTTTCAGGGGCCTCACGCCCTTCATGTCAGCCCGATAGTAAAAATGTACGGCTCGGGTCCGGACGCGTTTGAAAAGCGGGGCCGAGAATTAGGAGCCGTGCCCTCTGCCCATGGTGACAAGGGCATGACCTTTTTCCCGTTTCCCGAAATTCCCGTCACGTATGTCCTTTGGAAAGAGGATGATGAATTCCCTGCGTCTGCCACCATCTTGTTTGACAAATCTATAGAGAAGTGGCTTAGCTTGGACATGATTTTTTTGGTGGTGTTGGTGGTGACAGAGCGCATCGTGGGGGGCTAA
- a CDS encoding heavy metal-associated domain-containing protein gives MSEERQVKKITLDTLEDKEKKVSTAKIKKLAAAVMVVVVTAFGGYFVYRMLSGDLVATRFAVNNMTCPACVLTIKEATEKAPGVVGTDISLAGREITVQYYDKKTSPEQIEKVIEKAGYPVKLDGLFRPASIGKNDVVVAGVNGRPILMTDLKTPLDVDLTSPRSSDFSSTFFSTVGKEILLQAADKEKVVVQPQEVETEIKEIMERQPMNEEQFKQKAKEQFGSLEKFTQVVGQRLGIRKLLEEKIPENIQDPAERQQKAIELIGGLFKDSDVTIFDPNVREKVRATSGQDDWKVFWPRMIASDTDLKRLLSQNN, from the coding sequence ATGTCTGAAGAAAGACAAGTAAAAAAGATTACCCTCGATACTCTCGAGGATAAAGAAAAGAAAGTAAGCACGGCAAAAATCAAGAAATTGGCCGCAGCGGTCATGGTGGTCGTGGTTACGGCATTCGGCGGGTATTTCGTTTATCGAATGCTGTCTGGCGATCTGGTAGCGACCCGATTTGCAGTAAACAACATGACCTGTCCCGCATGTGTGCTCACTATCAAGGAAGCCACAGAAAAAGCTCCCGGAGTTGTGGGAACGGACATCAGTCTCGCCGGAAGGGAGATTACGGTCCAGTACTATGACAAGAAAACATCCCCTGAACAAATCGAAAAGGTGATAGAAAAGGCTGGGTATCCTGTGAAGCTGGATGGGCTTTTCAGGCCCGCCTCCATCGGTAAGAATGATGTGGTCGTAGCCGGCGTTAACGGCAGGCCCATCTTGATGACCGATCTCAAGACCCCTCTTGATGTTGATCTTACTTCACCCAGATCATCCGATTTCTCCTCCACTTTTTTCTCTACGGTTGGGAAGGAAATTCTTTTGCAGGCAGCAGACAAGGAGAAGGTGGTTGTCCAGCCGCAGGAAGTCGAGACCGAGATCAAAGAAATAATGGAACGGCAGCCAATGAATGAAGAGCAGTTCAAACAGAAGGCCAAAGAACAATTCGGCTCGTTGGAAAAATTTACGCAGGTAGTGGGCCAACGTCTTGGGATTCGAAAGCTCTTGGAAGAGAAGATCCCTGAAAACATTCAGGACCCAGCCGAGAGACAGCAAAAGGCAATAGAGTTGATCGGCGGTCTTTTCAAGGACTCGGATGTAACCATTTTTGATCCAAATGTTCGTGAAAAAGTTCGGGCAACATCGGGACAGGATGACTGGAAAGTGTTTTGGCCACGCATGATAGCCTCTGACACGGACCTTAAGCGCCTGCTTTCCCAGAACAATTAA
- a CDS encoding DUF2318 domain-containing protein: MKKISNSSKMMTLSMTFLLIGLALTPLMTADYAFAGNFTVPAVNAQPQNGFFSFPVSEFQDGRARHFSYQVSPNKTIRFFVIKSSDGVIRVAFDACEVCYRAQKGYVQQGDNMVCMNCGMKFKSVKVNEVTGGCNPSALRRTVKDGKVLISQKDMLVGAKYFQ, from the coding sequence ATGAAAAAAATAAGCAACTCAAGCAAGATGATGACTTTGTCCATGACCTTTTTGTTAATCGGCCTGGCCTTAACTCCGCTCATGACGGCAGACTATGCTTTTGCAGGTAATTTTACGGTTCCTGCGGTTAACGCTCAACCCCAGAATGGCTTCTTTTCATTTCCCGTATCAGAATTTCAGGATGGTAGGGCAAGACATTTCAGCTACCAGGTTTCTCCGAATAAAACGATCCGTTTCTTCGTCATAAAGAGTTCCGATGGAGTTATCAGGGTGGCTTTCGACGCCTGTGAAGTTTGCTACAGAGCCCAAAAGGGTTACGTGCAACAGGGTGACAACATGGTTTGTATGAACTGCGGCATGAAATTCAAGAGCGTCAAAGTAAATGAAGTGACGGGTGGATGCAATCCTTCCGCTCTCAGGAGAACCGTGAAAGACGGCAAGGTCCTGATCAGCCAGAAGGATATGCTTGTCGGCGCGAAATACTTTCAATAA
- a CDS encoding FtsX-like permease family protein produces the protein MKLHNIAINNLRRRKGKVCFLVLGLLVGVAAVVALLSTTQTLAEDMLHKMDEFGANILITPKSEGLSLTYGGLDLGGVSFDQKEIHQEDLAKIKTIENAANIRLVSPKVFDVLETEGHKALAVGVDFPSELALKKWWKINGTTPKDDSDILVGREAAEKLGVNVGSKLNIKGTDFSVSGVLDPTGSQDDSLVFMSLPVAQKTFGKEGKISMVEIAALCKNCPISEIVTQLSDKIPTGKVTAVQQVVEGRMDTLHSFQRLSLGISGLVLFVGAMVVFVTMMGSVNERTREIGIFSAIGFRSSHIMKIILLEALVVSFSAGLLGYLVGMGVTYGILAVILEHAPHMAFDYTMAVGSVFLAIVVGLLASFYPARSASAMDPSEALRTL, from the coding sequence ATGAAACTTCACAACATAGCGATAAATAACTTGAGACGCCGTAAAGGTAAGGTCTGCTTCCTGGTTCTCGGTCTCCTGGTGGGTGTAGCGGCGGTTGTGGCGCTCTTATCCACTACACAAACTCTGGCGGAAGACATGCTCCACAAGATGGATGAATTTGGGGCCAACATCCTCATCACACCCAAGTCCGAGGGACTCTCGTTGACCTATGGCGGACTTGATCTTGGGGGAGTGTCTTTCGATCAAAAAGAAATCCATCAGGAAGACCTTGCGAAAATCAAGACCATAGAGAATGCCGCCAATATAAGACTGGTAAGCCCCAAGGTTTTCGATGTCCTTGAAACCGAGGGTCATAAAGCCCTTGCAGTCGGCGTGGACTTTCCTTCTGAACTGGCTCTCAAGAAATGGTGGAAGATTAATGGAACAACCCCAAAGGATGATTCCGACATCCTCGTAGGCCGTGAAGCGGCTGAAAAACTGGGTGTAAATGTTGGATCAAAACTCAACATAAAGGGAACTGATTTTTCGGTGTCGGGTGTCCTGGATCCCACCGGTTCACAGGATGACAGCCTTGTTTTCATGTCACTCCCCGTTGCCCAGAAGACGTTTGGAAAAGAAGGAAAGATCTCTATGGTCGAGATCGCTGCATTGTGCAAGAACTGCCCTATTTCCGAGATCGTCACACAACTCTCGGACAAGATTCCAACTGGAAAAGTGACGGCGGTGCAGCAGGTCGTAGAGGGCAGAATGGACACTTTGCACAGTTTCCAAAGGCTTTCCCTTGGGATATCTGGGCTTGTTTTGTTCGTCGGGGCCATGGTGGTCTTCGTGACTATGATGGGAAGCGTTAACGAACGCACCCGCGAAATAGGAATTTTTAGCGCCATTGGTTTTCGAAGTTCCCACATAATGAAAATAATACTGCTTGAGGCGCTTGTAGTCTCATTCTCCGCCGGTCTTCTCGGGTATTTGGTCGGAATGGGGGTGACTTACGGGATCCTGGCAGTAATTCTGGAACACGCTCCGCATATGGCGTTTGATTACACGATGGCTGTAGGTTCAGTTTTTCTGGCGATTGTCGTCGGTCTGCTGGCATCTTTTTACCCGGCCAGATCGGCTTCGGCCATGGATCCGAGTGAAGCGTTACGCACTTTATAG
- a CDS encoding ABC transporter ATP-binding protein, producing MSYIEANQVRKEFGVGDAKVAAVSSIDLSIGQCEFISIMGESGSGKSTLLSMLGGLLSPTTGSITIEGIDLYSLKRNKLADFRREFMGFIFQSFQLVPYLNVIENVQLPLAVTHHSEKEKKRLALSALERVGLKDKAFRLPNQISGGEQERVAIARAVVNEPPILFADEPTGNLDSRNSEEVMKLLIKLNSEGQTIVMVTHSRGNAEYAHRIIEVADGRLKHTEAPIRLAM from the coding sequence ATGAGTTATATAGAAGCGAACCAGGTCAGAAAAGAGTTTGGAGTCGGCGACGCCAAGGTAGCGGCTGTAAGTTCCATTGACCTTTCAATAGGACAATGCGAATTTATTTCGATAATGGGAGAGTCGGGATCCGGGAAAAGCACCTTGTTGTCCATGTTAGGCGGATTATTAAGCCCCACAACGGGATCCATAACAATTGAAGGAATCGATCTCTATTCTTTGAAACGAAACAAACTGGCCGATTTCAGGCGTGAGTTTATGGGGTTCATCTTTCAATCTTTTCAGCTTGTGCCATATCTGAACGTAATTGAAAACGTTCAGCTACCTCTAGCCGTTACCCATCATTCAGAAAAGGAAAAGAAACGTCTTGCGCTGTCGGCTCTCGAACGGGTTGGCTTGAAAGATAAAGCTTTCAGGCTTCCAAACCAGATTTCCGGGGGTGAACAGGAACGAGTCGCGATAGCTCGGGCAGTGGTTAATGAGCCGCCAATACTCTTTGCGGATGAACCTACCGGAAACCTTGATTCCAGAAATTCTGAAGAAGTCATGAAGCTCCTGATCAAGCTGAATTCCGAAGGCCAGACCATCGTGATGGTGACTCATAGCAGGGGCAACGCAGAATATGCGCACAGAATAATAGAAGTCGCTGACGGACGTCTGAAACATACGGAAGCGCCCATCAGATTGGCTATGTAG
- a CDS encoding efflux RND transporter periplasmic adaptor subunit: protein MNTIDSKPGHPKTKVALWVGLILVAFLAGYYISNAPTPPPPGVEPSAKADSSDTSAHQSIEKISDHDHEATIWTCAMHPQIRMSGPGKCPICYMDLIPVEDSGTDTSVSRDMSKVTLSDYAKKLAEIQTTEVKRDRAKRLIPMVGMVFEDETRVAVITSRVDGRLDEIYITFTGEKVNKGDPLVKIWSPTLIKSQVELFETIRSDPNDKELIKGAEEKLIQYGLDREQIDKIEAQKRPTLYVTLKAPISGIVTKKNALLGQFVKEGTEMFVINDLSDVWVKMDAYETDLPWIRYGQDITFTTPAVPGRIFKGKVLFIDPTLDTKTRSVKVRVETPNPDYLLKPGMFVSAELEAELDDQGRIVKPEWIGKYICPVHPRDDPSSTPGVCPDSKMQLRPASSYGYADDNDSKPPLLIPNTAPLITGKRSIVYVEVPGASKPTYELRQVTLGPRVGDQYIVDKGLKEGERVVTKGAFKIDSTMQILGKTSMMAPAEKMASMGNEPPSDKKPEEKSDEEIVERLTAPKVFVAGLTPVYTDYLKIKDAIREKDPDVAISSGTELIKDLKNIDSSALDPKQKRKWNQLSNGVLAASAKVVSTRNPVDQRRFFNTLSETMVKTLMTFGQMTDEDLTVFYCSKSFDGEGAYWIGKAGDNKNPVYQTKSETNEKSDECAELVEKISPEKP, encoded by the coding sequence ATGAATACGATAGATTCGAAACCCGGGCACCCAAAGACAAAAGTCGCATTGTGGGTAGGACTGATATTGGTGGCCTTCCTTGCCGGATACTATATCTCAAACGCTCCTACCCCTCCGCCGCCCGGTGTTGAACCCTCGGCCAAAGCGGACTCATCTGATACATCAGCTCACCAGTCGATCGAAAAGATATCCGACCATGACCATGAGGCCACAATATGGACATGCGCCATGCACCCGCAGATCAGAATGTCCGGTCCGGGAAAATGTCCAATCTGCTACATGGATCTGATACCTGTCGAAGACAGCGGAACTGACACTTCGGTTAGTCGGGACATGTCTAAGGTGACATTGTCGGATTACGCGAAAAAACTCGCGGAAATTCAGACCACCGAAGTGAAAAGGGACAGAGCCAAAAGACTTATCCCTATGGTTGGGATGGTTTTCGAGGATGAAACTCGCGTCGCAGTCATAACTTCCCGTGTAGATGGCAGGCTGGATGAAATCTATATAACCTTCACCGGCGAAAAGGTTAACAAAGGCGATCCTCTGGTAAAAATATGGAGCCCAACCCTGATCAAGAGTCAGGTCGAACTGTTTGAAACCATCAGGAGTGACCCAAACGACAAAGAACTCATTAAAGGGGCTGAAGAAAAACTGATACAGTACGGGTTGGATCGTGAACAAATAGACAAAATCGAGGCTCAAAAGCGACCTACGCTTTACGTCACCCTCAAAGCGCCGATCAGTGGAATAGTGACAAAGAAAAACGCTCTGTTGGGTCAATTTGTGAAGGAAGGGACCGAGATGTTCGTCATTAACGATCTCTCTGACGTGTGGGTCAAAATGGACGCCTATGAAACCGATTTGCCGTGGATCAGGTACGGGCAGGACATCACATTTACCACACCGGCGGTTCCTGGAAGGATATTTAAAGGTAAGGTTCTATTTATAGACCCTACCCTCGACACAAAAACCCGATCGGTCAAAGTTAGAGTTGAAACGCCAAATCCGGATTATCTCTTAAAACCCGGGATGTTTGTCAGCGCGGAATTGGAAGCTGAGTTGGACGATCAGGGCAGAATCGTAAAACCAGAGTGGATAGGAAAATACATCTGCCCGGTTCACCCTAGAGACGATCCGAGTTCCACTCCGGGCGTATGCCCGGATAGTAAGATGCAGTTGAGACCTGCCTCTTCTTATGGTTACGCCGATGACAACGATTCGAAACCACCGTTGCTCATTCCTAATACTGCGCCTCTTATTACGGGCAAACGCTCGATTGTGTATGTGGAGGTCCCAGGCGCGTCGAAACCTACATACGAGTTGCGCCAAGTTACTCTCGGACCCCGCGTCGGAGACCAATACATAGTGGACAAAGGCCTTAAGGAAGGTGAGCGGGTTGTCACTAAAGGCGCTTTCAAGATTGACAGCACTATGCAGATCCTGGGGAAAACAAGCATGATGGCCCCCGCGGAAAAGATGGCTTCTATGGGAAACGAACCGCCTTCGGACAAGAAGCCTGAAGAAAAATCCGATGAAGAGATTGTAGAAAGACTGACCGCTCCCAAGGTTTTTGTCGCCGGATTGACCCCGGTTTATACCGATTACCTCAAGATAAAGGACGCCATTAGGGAAAAAGATCCGGACGTGGCCATATCATCCGGGACAGAATTGATAAAAGATTTAAAGAACATCGATAGCTCTGCGCTTGATCCGAAACAAAAGAGGAAGTGGAATCAACTCTCGAACGGTGTTCTGGCTGCGAGCGCCAAAGTCGTAAGTACCAGGAACCCCGTCGATCAACGCCGCTTCTTTAATACTCTGTCTGAAACAATGGTTAAAACCCTTATGACATTCGGCCAAATGACCGACGAGGATTTGACCGTCTTCTACTGTTCGAAGTCATTTGACGGCGAAGGCGCATACTGGATCGGTAAGGCTGGGGACAACAAAAACCCGGTTTATCAAACAAAATCTGAGACCAACGAAAAGTCGGATGAATGCGCCGAACTGGTCGAGAAGATTTCTCCCGAGAAACCCTAA
- a CDS encoding efflux RND transporter permease subunit, translating into MDSVKSKLENLQGNNDGLFSRFMRFWIERKLFMALVLGFTLLGGISVAPFDWNISWLPRAPVPVDAIPDIGENQQIVFTTWEGRSPKDIEDQITYPLTVALLGVPGVKVIRSNSFFGFSTIYIIFKENIDFYWSRSRILEKLNSLQPGTLPEGVQPTLGPDATALGQVFWYTVEGEGFGLDELRTIQDYYVKYYLQSAGGVSEVASIGGYVKEYQVDVNPDAMRAHNVTLPEVFSAVQNSNIDVGAGVIEVNRTEYSIRGLGFIRSVQDLENSVVKVNDNVPLFIKDVATVSLGPAMRRGALDKEGAEAVGGVVVVRFGENPLQVIKNVKKKIAEISPGLPTKKLEDGRVSQVKIVPFYDRTNLIYETLDTLNRALHEEILVSIIVVIVMMNNIVGSLLISSVLPLAVLLTFVIMKFVGVDANIMALSGIAIAIGVMVDMGIILCENILKRIEEAPADASMFDIVHASAVEVGGAVVTSSLTTIISFLPVFTLTGPEGKLFGPVAYTKTFAVAASLVLALALVPPLAHIVFTRRKITKHARLVIYLIVGAVGSWIGLSTSWLIGAPLIFVSIVKIISQALPKYIQDKIPIFFNIVALIFVTYLLTSHWLPLGPEKGLVRNFIFASGIIFGLLAVRKIFTANYRVILSWSLNHKPVFLALPVSLVIFGCVIWLGFDRVFGVIPWTVGKTVSIFSIKSVDKANLAQNWESLIRTNRLWSRLARAFPGLGKEFMPELDEGSFLYMPTTMPHASIGEALDIIKKQDIAIRSIPEVESVVGKIGRVESALDPAPVSMIETVITYLPEYKIDPVTGQHEIDPKTGKPIRNWRPQIKTANDIWKEIIEVSKLPGVTSAPKLQPIAARIVMLQSGMRAAMGVKIKGKNLNEIEKLGFEIEKYLKEVPSIDPTTVVADRVVGNPYLEIDIDRKAIARYGLSIKDVQDILEIAIGGKKITTTVEGRERYPVRVRYQRELRDSLESLEKILVTNKEGVQVPLSEVATIKYTPGPMTIKSEDTFLTSYVLFDKKPGFAEVNVVEAADNFLKHKIETGELKLPAGSSITFAGSYENQVRSEQTLRIVIPIALCLIFTVLYSQFHSIPTSLNVFSGIFVAWSGGFMMLWLYSQPWFLDFSVFGVNMRELFQVHPYNLSVAVWVGFLALFGIATNDGVIYSTYLDQVFARHSFSSVQEIREATVEAGLRRVRPALMTTATTILALIPVLTSQGKGADVMIPMALPSFGGMCIDIITIFVVPNIYCLVKEIQFTKLTQS; encoded by the coding sequence ATGGATTCGGTTAAATCAAAACTTGAGAACCTGCAGGGAAATAACGATGGTTTGTTTTCAAGGTTCATGCGTTTCTGGATCGAACGGAAACTTTTTATGGCTTTGGTTCTGGGTTTCACCCTTCTGGGCGGAATCTCCGTCGCTCCGTTTGATTGGAACATTTCATGGCTACCAAGAGCGCCTGTCCCGGTTGACGCCATTCCGGACATTGGGGAAAACCAGCAGATCGTGTTTACCACCTGGGAGGGGCGATCCCCTAAGGACATCGAGGACCAGATAACATATCCGTTGACAGTCGCACTGCTCGGTGTCCCTGGAGTCAAAGTAATCAGGAGCAATTCTTTTTTCGGTTTCTCCACAATTTATATAATCTTTAAGGAAAATATAGACTTCTACTGGTCAAGGTCCCGGATTCTAGAAAAATTAAACTCACTTCAACCGGGCACACTGCCTGAGGGGGTTCAACCTACTCTGGGACCCGACGCGACAGCCCTAGGTCAGGTCTTTTGGTACACGGTTGAAGGTGAAGGATTCGGGCTCGACGAATTACGGACCATCCAGGATTACTACGTAAAATATTATTTGCAGTCCGCAGGTGGCGTAAGCGAAGTCGCTTCAATCGGTGGATACGTAAAAGAGTACCAGGTCGACGTCAATCCGGACGCAATGCGGGCTCATAACGTGACATTGCCGGAGGTTTTCTCCGCAGTGCAAAATTCGAATATTGACGTCGGAGCAGGTGTCATTGAGGTAAACCGGACAGAGTACAGCATACGTGGGCTTGGATTCATAAGATCGGTTCAAGATCTTGAGAACAGCGTGGTCAAGGTAAATGACAACGTTCCTCTGTTCATAAAGGACGTCGCGACGGTTTCTCTGGGGCCTGCAATGCGACGAGGGGCTTTGGACAAAGAGGGGGCTGAGGCTGTAGGAGGAGTTGTTGTCGTAAGATTTGGCGAAAATCCTCTCCAGGTGATCAAGAACGTAAAGAAAAAGATAGCGGAAATTAGCCCCGGCCTTCCCACAAAAAAACTTGAAGACGGCAGAGTGTCCCAGGTCAAGATTGTTCCATTCTACGATCGAACCAATCTCATCTACGAAACTCTGGATACTCTGAATCGCGCCCTTCACGAGGAGATTCTGGTATCGATAATTGTTGTCATCGTGATGATGAACAATATTGTGGGTTCATTGCTCATATCATCAGTTCTCCCACTGGCGGTTCTCCTGACGTTCGTGATTATGAAATTTGTAGGGGTAGACGCCAATATCATGGCGCTTTCGGGCATAGCTATCGCCATCGGGGTAATGGTCGACATGGGTATCATCCTTTGCGAAAATATACTTAAACGCATAGAGGAAGCCCCAGCCGACGCAAGTATGTTTGATATTGTCCACGCCTCTGCGGTAGAAGTCGGCGGCGCAGTCGTAACATCGTCTCTGACGACAATCATATCATTCCTGCCGGTCTTCACGTTAACTGGCCCTGAGGGCAAACTATTCGGACCTGTGGCCTACACCAAGACTTTTGCTGTGGCCGCTTCATTGGTTTTGGCCCTGGCTCTGGTCCCTCCTCTGGCTCATATCGTCTTTACAAGGCGCAAAATAACCAAACACGCTCGCTTGGTAATTTATTTGATTGTGGGCGCAGTGGGGTCATGGATTGGGCTGTCGACTTCCTGGCTGATAGGCGCTCCGCTTATTTTCGTTTCCATTGTAAAAATTATTTCCCAAGCTTTACCCAAATACATTCAGGACAAGATCCCAATTTTCTTTAATATCGTCGCCCTGATTTTTGTAACATATTTGTTAACATCACATTGGCTACCTTTAGGGCCGGAGAAAGGCCTCGTTAGAAATTTCATCTTCGCCTCAGGTATAATTTTTGGGCTGCTGGCGGTCCGAAAGATTTTCACAGCAAATTACAGGGTAATTCTCTCCTGGAGTCTCAACCACAAACCTGTTTTCCTAGCCCTCCCTGTATCGCTTGTAATATTTGGATGTGTCATTTGGCTTGGATTCGATAGAGTATTCGGAGTCATTCCATGGACGGTGGGTAAGACTGTTTCCATTTTTTCGATCAAGTCAGTCGATAAAGCAAACCTTGCCCAAAACTGGGAAAGTCTTATCAGGACCAACCGACTGTGGTCGAGGCTGGCTCGTGCTTTTCCCGGACTTGGAAAGGAGTTCATGCCGGAACTTGATGAAGGCTCCTTTCTCTATATGCCCACGACCATGCCGCACGCTTCGATTGGTGAAGCGCTGGATATCATTAAAAAACAGGATATTGCAATCCGCTCCATCCCTGAGGTGGAGTCGGTTGTAGGCAAAATAGGCAGAGTAGAGAGCGCACTAGACCCTGCGCCGGTTTCCATGATCGAAACCGTCATCACATATTTGCCTGAATACAAAATCGACCCGGTAACTGGGCAACACGAAATTGACCCAAAAACAGGCAAACCGATCCGAAACTGGCGGCCTCAAATCAAAACGGCTAACGACATCTGGAAAGAGATTATCGAAGTGTCGAAACTTCCGGGTGTGACATCCGCTCCCAAACTTCAACCGATAGCGGCCCGTATAGTGATGCTTCAAAGCGGCATGAGGGCCGCTATGGGCGTTAAGATAAAAGGCAAGAATTTAAATGAGATTGAAAAATTGGGGTTTGAGATTGAAAAATATCTGAAAGAAGTCCCATCCATAGATCCTACTACGGTTGTCGCTGATAGAGTCGTCGGAAACCCTTATCTTGAAATTGATATCGATAGAAAGGCCATAGCCAGGTACGGTTTGTCAATAAAGGATGTTCAGGACATTCTGGAAATCGCCATTGGGGGTAAAAAGATCACCACAACGGTTGAAGGTCGGGAACGTTATCCTGTGCGTGTAAGATATCAAAGAGAACTTCGGGATTCTCTGGAGTCGCTGGAAAAAATCCTTGTGACCAACAAAGAGGGAGTTCAAGTCCCCCTGTCCGAGGTCGCCACGATAAAATACACTCCTGGACCAATGACCATAAAATCAGAAGACACATTTCTCACCAGTTATGTCCTTTTTGACAAAAAACCCGGATTTGCGGAAGTAAACGTTGTTGAAGCCGCTGACAATTTTCTGAAACATAAAATAGAGACCGGCGAGTTGAAGCTTCCAGCCGGTTCATCAATAACCTTCGCAGGGTCTTATGAAAATCAGGTTCGTTCCGAACAAACGCTCAGAATCGTAATACCCATAGCGCTGTGTCTAATCTTCACAGTCCTTTATTCGCAGTTCCACTCCATACCAACTTCGCTAAATGTTTTTTCCGGGATCTTCGTCGCGTGGTCCGGCGGCTTCATGATGCTGTGGCTATACTCCCAACCATGGTTCCTCGATTTCAGTGTGTTCGGGGTCAACATGAGGGAACTGTTTCAGGTTCATCCATACAATTTGAGTGTGGCCGTATGGGTGGGATTCCTGGCCCTTTTCGGTATAGCCACCAATGATGGGGTCATATATTCCACGTACCTGGACCAGGTATTTGCGAGACATTCTTTTAGTTCTGTCCAGGAAATCAGGGAAGCCACGGTAGAGGCTGGATTAAGAAGAGTGAGGCCGGCCCTTATGACTACGGCTACCACGATTCTTGCTTTGATACCGGTTCTCACATCTCAGGGGAAAGGGGCGGACGTCATGATTCCCATGGCTCTTCCGAGTTTTGGTGGGATGTGTATTGATATAATTACCATATTTGTTGTCCCAAACATCTATTGTCTTGTGAAGGAAATTCAGTTCACCAAGCTGACTCAATCTTGA
- a CDS encoding nitrous oxide reductase accessory protein NosL: MKNNILRSISMIGFLFLMVGAASYAYAAQSLETPDGSKIELPATCPVCEMNMASDADVNAVIVFSDGKVVPFDKISDFFRYLLAPDTFGFDPKNVKKSFVLEHDSKKLIEPKNAVFVLGPETVPMMGPEMEAFSNKADAEKFASGAKDKKVLAFSQVSLQDVGPKKKMMKMKH, translated from the coding sequence ATGAAAAATAACATATTACGTTCAATCTCAATGATCGGGTTTCTGTTTCTGATGGTCGGCGCAGCGTCTTATGCGTACGCTGCCCAAAGTTTAGAGACACCGGATGGTTCGAAGATCGAACTCCCTGCGACATGTCCGGTTTGTGAGATGAATATGGCGTCGGATGCGGATGTGAACGCGGTAATCGTTTTTTCCGATGGAAAAGTAGTTCCATTCGACAAGATTTCGGATTTCTTTCGCTACCTGCTCGCTCCGGACACATTCGGCTTTGATCCGAAAAACGTTAAAAAGTCCTTCGTGTTAGAGCATGATTCCAAGAAACTTATCGAACCTAAAAACGCCGTATTTGTATTGGGGCCGGAGACGGTTCCAATGATGGGACCCGAAATGGAGGCTTTTTCAAACAAGGCGGACGCTGAAAAATTCGCCTCAGGAGCCAAAGACAAAAAGGTTCTTGCATTTTCTCAAGTCTCACTCCAAGATGTTGGTCCGAAAAAAAAGATGATGAAAATGAAGCACTAG